The proteins below are encoded in one region of Phaseolus vulgaris cultivar G19833 chromosome 1, P. vulgaris v2.0, whole genome shotgun sequence:
- the LOC137813850 gene encoding photosynthetic NDH subunit of subcomplex B 2, chloroplastic — translation MASFLSLSLPNLNLIKASSAANTSTTTLPTADSLTQKFGRKGIKFFDSDNIPIVELTIRNGSSLRLSIPDAHVTSYRPKVHWKDDGFEEALYTIPATESAPYKAKGGVGLVMNEILQPGAKGLLPSTLEWTVTDVDSDAIDALQVELSCTSRFFDLTYIVTLYPVSMATAVVAKNLGPKPATLTNAILSHFRSKTRAGTAVQGLRSCSYIPHSPPSSPFQILTPSEATLFEPPRWFSFGAEPEVKFGTWGKQDLTMTLLENKMSRVYSAPPEERLKTFYNTPPSKYETIDQGREIFFRVIRMGFEDIYLSSPGSLSKKYGKDYFICTGPASLLVPVTVNPGEEWRGAQVIEHDNLT, via the exons ATGGCTTCTTTTCTTTCCTTATCTCTTCCCAACCTCAACTTAATCAAGGCCTCCTCAGCAGCAAACACCTCTACCACCACTCTTCCCACTGCTGATTCACTCACTCAGAAATTTGGCAGAAAAGGCATCAAGTTCTTCGACTCTGATAACATCCCCATTGTGGAGCTCACAATCAGAAATGGCAGCTCCTTGAGGCTAAGCATACCTGATGCTCATGTCACATCATACAGACCAAAAGTTCATTGGAAAGATGATGGTTTCGAGGAGGCTCTTTACACAATTCCTGCAACTGAATCCGCTCCATACAAGGCTAAAGGTGGGGTTGGTTTGGTCATGAATGAAATACTGCAACCTGGAGCCAAAGGGTTACTCCCTTCCACTTTAGAGTGGACTGTTACTGATGTTGACTCTGATGCCATTGATGCTCTCCAG GTTGAATTGAGCTGCACTAGTAGATTCTTTGATCTCACATACATCGTGACTCTCTATCCTGTGAGCATGGCCACAGCAGTGGTAGCTAAGAACCTAGGCCCCAAGCCTGCCACTCTAACCAACGCTATACTAAGCCATTTTAGATCTAAGACAAGAGCTGGAACAGCAGTTCAAGGCCTCAGAAGCTGCTCATATATCCCTCACTCTCCTCCATCTTCTCCTTTTCAAATCTTGACTCCATCTGAAGCTACCTTATTTGAGCCTCCTAGATGGTTTTCCTTTGGTGCTGAACCTGAAGTCAAGTTTGGTACGTGGGGTAAGCAAGATTTGACCATGACCCTCCTTGAGAATAAGATGAGTAGAGTTTATTCAGCACCTCCAGAGGAAAGATTAAAGACATTCTATAATACCCCTCCTTCCAAGTACGAAACCATTGACCAG GGACGTGAGATTTTCTTCAGGGTGATAAGAATGGGTTTTGAGGATATTTATTTATCAAGCCCTGGTTCCTTGTCAAAGAAATATGGAAAGGACTACTTCATCTGCACTGGCCCTGCTTCATTACTGGTGCCTGTGACTGTGAATCCTGGTGAAGAATGGAGAGGGGCACAGGTGATTGAACATGATAATCTAACATGA
- the LOC137813851 gene encoding YTH domain-containing protein ECT2-like isoform X2 has product MNLDGGMTQGVYGDNCSYMYHQGYGYMPYGAYAPPNSSSPMIQQDGQHYALQQYQYPCSYYKSPASADVSFTPNKFTATEGEISTAVDADHVVSSNVTNKGNTVNMANSDFTNKNGLKSFLTSSQHTSLHSSDSYQGTSLPTTYAPLSGYQGPRMGTHGTQLPVPSDVSLISDRQSKHGAKAGLSSSMVPVKDFTSQRNQGLLQQLPPFANMNGSRHPSGLELVSGFMNGMYPSNRMYGQYGNTFRANSRFGSRMGSVDYKRNATGHGYGLNHFKKSMDGFSELNKGPRAAKSSDYKNIKSPGPVTLLLKGQNLPVKSDNKEVLLVPNKEQYNGKLFSENYSDAKFFVIKSYSEDDIHKSIKYSVWASTPNGNKKLDAAYQEAKEKTGGCPIFLLFSVNTSGQFVGLAEMLGPVDFGKSVDYWQQDRWTGCFSVKWHVIKDIPNSVMRHITLENNENKPVTNSRDTQEVKFEKGVQIVKIFKEHLSQTCILDDFGFYEAREKATQEKKSKEQQFPKQISKPSDLTIGTVTLLKSLDATLMNEAATANTAEDRMNSESEGLLEGDGSTTAPEDSSKSC; this is encoded by the exons ATGAACCTTGATGGAGGGATGACTCAG GGTGTTTATGGAGACAACTGCTCTTATATGTATCATCAAGGTTATGGTTATATGCCGTATGGAGCATATGCACCGCCCAATTCCTCTTCTCCAATGATTCAACAAGATGGTCAGCATTATGCGCTGCAACAGTACCAATATCCATGCTCTTATTACAAATCTCCAGCTTCTGCTGATGTGTCATTTACTCCAAACAAATTCACTGCTACAGAAGGAGAAATATCAACTGCAGTTGATGCTGATCACGTTGTTTCATCAAATGTTACAAATAAAGGAAACACTGTTAACATGGCCAATAGtgattttacaaataaaaatggGTTAAAGTCATTTTTAACGAGTTCTCAGCATACAAGTTTGCATTCAAGTGATTCTTATCAAGGGACTAGCTTGCCAACAACTTATGCCCCTTTGTCAGGATATCAGGGCCCAAGAATGGGTACCCATGGTACACAATTGCCAGTCCCGTCAGATGTGTCTTTAATATCTGATAGACAGTCCAAACATGGAGCCAAGGCTGGTTTATCCTCATCAATGGTGCCtgtcaaagattttacttctcAAAGGAATCAAGGACTTCTTCAGCAACTTCCACCATTTGCG AACATGAATGGTTCCAGACATCCATCTGGACTTGAACTGGTTTCTGGATTCATGAATGGGATGTATCCAAGCAACAGGATGTACGGCCAATATGGGAACACATTTAGGGCTAATTCTCGTTTTGGATCTAGAATGGGCTCGGTTGATTATAAGCGTAATGCCACAGGTCATGGCTATGGTCttaaccattttaaaaaaagtatggaTGGTTTCAGTGAGCTAAACAAGGGACCAAGAGCTGCCAAAAGTtctgattataaaaatataaagagtCCTGGACCTGTTACATTACTACTTAAAGGACAGAACCTTCCAGTGAAGAGCGATAACAAAGAAGTTCTTTTGGTACCCAATAAGGAACAATACAATGGGAAATTATTTTCTGAGAATTATTCTGATGCCAAGTTTTTTGTCATCAAATCCTATAGTGAGGATGATATTCATAAAAGCATAAAGTATAGTGTTTGGGCAAGTACCCCTAATGGCAATAAAAAACTGGATGCGGCATATCAAGAAGCAAAGGAGAAGACTGGTGGCTGTcccatatttttgttattttcg GTCAACACTAGTGGGCAATTTGTTGGTTTAGCAGAGATGTTGGGTCCTGTTGATTTTGGTAAAAGTGTAGATTATTGGCAGCAGGACAGGTGGACTGGTTGCTTTTCTGTGAAGTGGCATGTCATAAAGGATATTCCAAATAGCGTGATGAGGCACATAACACTTGAAAACAATGAAAACAAACCTGTAACGAATAGCAGGGATACTCAGGAG GTTAAGTTTGAGAAAGGAGTTCAAATTGTGAAAATTTTCAAGGAGCATTTAAGCCAAACATGCATCTTGGATGATTTTGGGTTTTACGAGGCTCGTGAAAAGGCAACTCAAGAGAAGAAATCTAAGGAGCAGCAGTTCCCTAAACAG ATCAGCAAACCCAGTGATTTAACTATTGGGACAGTCACATTGCTAAAGTCTCTTGATGCTACCTTGATGAATGAAGCTGCTACTGCAAATACAGCAGAAGATAGAATGAATTCAGAGTCAGAGGGGCTACTAGAAGGGGATGGATCGACCACAGCACCTGAAGACTCTTCTAAGAGCTGTTAA
- the LOC137813851 gene encoding YTH domain-containing protein ECT4-like isoform X1, whose translation MAAVAPTSDKTADLLQNLTLDSESKPIGVTEPVKKNGPGFSKGGMGKPFNPNSSFVPNGYSSAYYYGGYDGQGDWNVYSRYMNLDGGMTQGVYGDNCSYMYHQGYGYMPYGAYAPPNSSSPMIQQDGQHYALQQYQYPCSYYKSPASADVSFTPNKFTATEGEISTAVDADHVVSSNVTNKGNTVNMANSDFTNKNGLKSFLTSSQHTSLHSSDSYQGTSLPTTYAPLSGYQGPRMGTHGTQLPVPSDVSLISDRQSKHGAKAGLSSSMVPVKDFTSQRNQGLLQQLPPFANMNGSRHPSGLELVSGFMNGMYPSNRMYGQYGNTFRANSRFGSRMGSVDYKRNATGHGYGLNHFKKSMDGFSELNKGPRAAKSSDYKNIKSPGPVTLLLKGQNLPVKSDNKEVLLVPNKEQYNGKLFSENYSDAKFFVIKSYSEDDIHKSIKYSVWASTPNGNKKLDAAYQEAKEKTGGCPIFLLFSVNTSGQFVGLAEMLGPVDFGKSVDYWQQDRWTGCFSVKWHVIKDIPNSVMRHITLENNENKPVTNSRDTQEVKFEKGVQIVKIFKEHLSQTCILDDFGFYEAREKATQEKKSKEQQFPKQISKPSDLTIGTVTLLKSLDATLMNEAATANTAEDRMNSESEGLLEGDGSTTAPEDSSKSC comes from the exons ATGGCAGCTGTTGCTCCTACTTCTGACA AAACTGCAGATTTATTGCAAAATTTGACCCTTGATTCGGAGTCAAAACCCATTGGAGTTACCGAGCCTGTGAAGAAG AATGGACCTGGTTTTTCCAAGGGTGGGATGGGCAAGCCGTTCAATCCAAATTCAAGCTTTGTTCCAAATGGATACTCTTCGGCCTACTATTATGGAG GTTATGATGGGCAAGGTGATTGGAATGTTTATTCCAGATATATGAACCTTGATGGAGGGATGACTCAG GGTGTTTATGGAGACAACTGCTCTTATATGTATCATCAAGGTTATGGTTATATGCCGTATGGAGCATATGCACCGCCCAATTCCTCTTCTCCAATGATTCAACAAGATGGTCAGCATTATGCGCTGCAACAGTACCAATATCCATGCTCTTATTACAAATCTCCAGCTTCTGCTGATGTGTCATTTACTCCAAACAAATTCACTGCTACAGAAGGAGAAATATCAACTGCAGTTGATGCTGATCACGTTGTTTCATCAAATGTTACAAATAAAGGAAACACTGTTAACATGGCCAATAGtgattttacaaataaaaatggGTTAAAGTCATTTTTAACGAGTTCTCAGCATACAAGTTTGCATTCAAGTGATTCTTATCAAGGGACTAGCTTGCCAACAACTTATGCCCCTTTGTCAGGATATCAGGGCCCAAGAATGGGTACCCATGGTACACAATTGCCAGTCCCGTCAGATGTGTCTTTAATATCTGATAGACAGTCCAAACATGGAGCCAAGGCTGGTTTATCCTCATCAATGGTGCCtgtcaaagattttacttctcAAAGGAATCAAGGACTTCTTCAGCAACTTCCACCATTTGCG AACATGAATGGTTCCAGACATCCATCTGGACTTGAACTGGTTTCTGGATTCATGAATGGGATGTATCCAAGCAACAGGATGTACGGCCAATATGGGAACACATTTAGGGCTAATTCTCGTTTTGGATCTAGAATGGGCTCGGTTGATTATAAGCGTAATGCCACAGGTCATGGCTATGGTCttaaccattttaaaaaaagtatggaTGGTTTCAGTGAGCTAAACAAGGGACCAAGAGCTGCCAAAAGTtctgattataaaaatataaagagtCCTGGACCTGTTACATTACTACTTAAAGGACAGAACCTTCCAGTGAAGAGCGATAACAAAGAAGTTCTTTTGGTACCCAATAAGGAACAATACAATGGGAAATTATTTTCTGAGAATTATTCTGATGCCAAGTTTTTTGTCATCAAATCCTATAGTGAGGATGATATTCATAAAAGCATAAAGTATAGTGTTTGGGCAAGTACCCCTAATGGCAATAAAAAACTGGATGCGGCATATCAAGAAGCAAAGGAGAAGACTGGTGGCTGTcccatatttttgttattttcg GTCAACACTAGTGGGCAATTTGTTGGTTTAGCAGAGATGTTGGGTCCTGTTGATTTTGGTAAAAGTGTAGATTATTGGCAGCAGGACAGGTGGACTGGTTGCTTTTCTGTGAAGTGGCATGTCATAAAGGATATTCCAAATAGCGTGATGAGGCACATAACACTTGAAAACAATGAAAACAAACCTGTAACGAATAGCAGGGATACTCAGGAG GTTAAGTTTGAGAAAGGAGTTCAAATTGTGAAAATTTTCAAGGAGCATTTAAGCCAAACATGCATCTTGGATGATTTTGGGTTTTACGAGGCTCGTGAAAAGGCAACTCAAGAGAAGAAATCTAAGGAGCAGCAGTTCCCTAAACAG ATCAGCAAACCCAGTGATTTAACTATTGGGACAGTCACATTGCTAAAGTCTCTTGATGCTACCTTGATGAATGAAGCTGCTACTGCAAATACAGCAGAAGATAGAATGAATTCAGAGTCAGAGGGGCTACTAGAAGGGGATGGATCGACCACAGCACCTGAAGACTCTTCTAAGAGCTGTTAA
- the LOC137815831 gene encoding protein MAIN-LIKE 1-like: MVKPRGGGSQGDRLRSTTSFRRRRRHVNEDEEHVEHEDPKHVEPEQVEPQMEVKDEGAPEVEGEGYPRGLLDGTLLTGYEDHVVMQLWNGVDRGELKLVSHGQKMNKMVAPHLGIPPAVELSGLTELVGANYDMIVKGFLCAFVERWHIETNFFHLPIGELTITLDDVSNLLHLPIIGQFYTYLSLDAVAATDLLVDSLRVDRGVTTAETRHCGGGHVRLSWLREVNENACTKRQWTVAARAYLLHLVGCTIFADKSATSVNVSYFGLFVDLRHTGGYSWAVTTLTHMYEQLGDGSYANTKQLTGYVTLLALWIYEHFLTIGHRQLQDDYVEDEPWCMEYVVGSRLSTLASVRMQLDSIYIGVVQWMSYEKHRAVRPFEWIALFSGYIRFRACKKMHLPERVLRKFGYIQCIPPHPTTVHHGDPSTSEIDLLVLYALSIINTMLKAFNNFTESGCVQNKFCTTFVPS; this comes from the exons ATGGTGAAGCCTAGGGGAGGAGGTTCACAAGGTGATCGTCTACGTTCCACAACCTCttttagaagaagaagaagacatgttaatgaagatgaagaacatGTTGAACATGAAGATCCAAAACATGTTGAACCTGAACAAGTTGAACCCCAAATGGAGGTGAAGGATGAAGGCGCACCTGAAGTAGAAGGTGAAGGTTATCCCAGAGGTCTACTGGATGGGACATTGTTGACAGGTTATGAAGACCATGTGGTCATGCAATTATGGAATGGTGTG GATCGAGGGGAGTTAAAATTGGTGTCTCATGGCCAAAAAATGAATAAGATGGTTGCTCCTCATCTTGGGATACCACCTGCAGTGGAGTTGTCGGGTTTAACCGAGCTTGTTGGGGCAAACTATGACATGATAGTCAAAGGATTTTTGTGTGCCTTTGTAGAAAGGTGGCACATAGAAACAAATTTCTTTCATCTGCCTATAGGTGAGTTGACCATCACATTGGATGATGTGTCGAATTTGTTGCACCTCCCTATTATCGGACAATTTTACACGTACCTGAGCTTAGATGCAGTTGCGGCGACTGATTTGCTTGTTGATTCACTTCGTGTAGATCGGGGAGTAACAACTGCTGAGACTCGTCATTGTGGGGGTGGACATGTGCGTCTAAGCTGGTTGAGGGAGGTGAATGAGAATGCATGTACCAAGAGACAGTGGACCGTGGCTGCACGAGCATATTTGTTACACCTAGTAGGTTGCACCATCTTTGCAGATAAGAGTGCTACGTCGGTTAATGTATCCTACTTTGGATTATTTGTAGATTTGAGGCACACGGGGGGATACTCGTGGGCAGTAACTACTTTGACCCACATGTATGAGCAGTTGGGAGATGGTTCCTATGCAAATACTAAACAGTTAACTGGGTATGTCACGTTATTGGCATTGTGGATATACGAACACTTTCTGACTATTGGACATCGACAACTTCAGGATGACTATGTTGAGGATGAGCCGTGGTGTATGGAATATGTTGTTGGGAGTAGGTTGTCCACACTTGCATCTGTTCGGATGCAATTAGATAGCATCTATATAGGTGTTGTTCAATGGATGTCTTATGAAAAGCACAGAGCGGTGCGTCCTTTCGAGTGGATTGCATTATTTTCAGGGTACATTCGGTTTAGGGCTTGCAAGAAGATGCATTTGCCTGAACGTGTACTCAGAAAGTTTGGATATATACAATGTATCCCTCCTCACCCAACCACCGTTCATCATGGCGATCCCTCAACATCTGAGATCGACCTATTAGTTTTGTACGCATTGTCCATCATCAATACAATGTTAAAGGCATTCAATAACTTCACTGAATCAGGGTGTGTCCAAAATAAATTTTGCACAACATTTGTCCCTTCTTAA